In Planctomycetota bacterium, a genomic segment contains:
- a CDS encoding winged helix-turn-helix domain-containing protein codes for MSTSTKKPKNVEKAAEKASWTFLTNHAHVLLCLAQTPDARIRDLAVDVGITERAVQNILADLQAEGIITAVREGRRNRYTIHGRKPLRHPVEAHRKVRDLINLV; via the coding sequence ATGTCGACGTCAACCAAGAAGCCGAAAAATGTTGAGAAGGCCGCTGAGAAGGCGTCCTGGACGTTCCTGACCAATCACGCGCATGTGCTGCTATGCCTCGCGCAAACGCCCGATGCTCGCATCCGGGACTTGGCGGTGGATGTCGGCATTACCGAGCGGGCGGTGCAGAACATTCTCGCCGACCTGCAGGCCGAGGGAATTATCACCGCCGTCCGAGAAGGTCGACGTAACCGCTACACGATTCACGGCAGAAAGCCACTACGTCACCCGGTCGAGGCCCATCGCAAGGTTCGCGACCTGATCAACCTCGTCTAA